The stretch of DNA CTTCGAACAGGTAGATGCATTACGAACTCTTCTTGTATGACTTCAAAGTCAACATTGTGTGCTGAACCACGTGTCTTTTCACCAATTATTTTGGCGCGATTGAGAGCCTTCATGCTGTAAGCAAACGCCTCTGCTGCTGAGCCGGTGTACTCATCTGTCAGGACATATAAATCCATATCGTACATACGCTTGCCCGGAACGTATGATATTGTCCAGTACTGCTCGGCACTTCCGTCATATACCTGCTCTTGAGTATTCAGGTGCGTTCTCCCCTGCTGGGTTCCCCTAACAAAATAGCTGCTCAACAATTGGACCATGGTTGCCTTACCGCCTGGCGTATCCCTGAGATCTATTATGACTGCGTCCGCATTAGAGAGGAAGTTCATCGAAGCAACGGCCGTTGCGCCGGCATAGTCGGGGTTGCAAAAATATCGGAGGTCAAGATACCCAACATTGCCCTGTAGAATCTCTAGTTTTTTGAATCCAAAATTGGTCAACCGATCTTTTTCTGTCATTTCTCTGGTAACCCGTTCTAACTCTTCTATAGATTGACTTTTCTCAGCCAATATCAGTTTGGCACGCTTTGGATTGAATTCGATGAAAAAGTGATTATCATTGCTGCTTTCTTGAAGATCCGCCCACAGGGTACTGGCGAATTGCCCCGCGCTATTTATCTTATCATACGCGCCGTTCTTGAGCCTTGCAAGCAGATGCTCCTTCACCTTGAGTGCAATATCAGGTGACAAATATCTCTCGACTATCAAGTGATTAACGCGCTCTATGACCATGGTTTTCGCTTTGATATCCAACTTAGGTTCCTCATCCATCAGTGCATCTGCTTGAGATGCATTGCATAAAAAAGAAACAAATATTATTACAACCAGATTGCAGACATATATTTTATTGTTGTACATGGTTCACACTCCTCATAATAAACATAACACCTAATTCTCCATCATCTCAACAAAATGAGCAGACTAATAATTCAATAAATGAAGCGCTCACTACATTATAGAAAAATATCTTTCCATCGCAATCGGTATGCGGCGATGCTGGTGAAAT from candidate division WOR-3 bacterium encodes:
- a CDS encoding S41 family peptidase, with protein sequence MYNNKIYVCNLVVIIFVSFLCNASQADALMDEEPKLDIKAKTMVIERVNHLIVERYLSPDIALKVKEHLLARLKNGAYDKINSAGQFASTLWADLQESSNDNHFFIEFNPKRAKLILAEKSQSIEELERVTREMTEKDRLTNFGFKKLEILQGNVGYLDLRYFCNPDYAGATAVASMNFLSNADAVIIDLRDTPGGKATMVQLLSSYFVRGTQQGRTHLNTQEQVYDGSAEQYWTISYVPGKRMYDMDLYVLTDEYTGSAAEAFAYSMKALNRAKIIGEKTRGSAHNVDFEVIQEEFVMHLPVRRPVNPITGTNWEKRGVEPHVSVSGNQAFDKAYVMALEKILEKTRDDNQRFRITCIIDATRARLEPVVLGAALLAKYVGEYGERKITLENGELFYQRTGPKYRLLPLKNNLFAVEGMDYFRIEITADKKGYVTALIGLYDDGRKDPSERTK